The following proteins are encoded in a genomic region of alpha proteobacterium U9-1i:
- a CDS encoding short-chain-acyl-CoA dehydrogenase, whose protein sequence is MTEAIDWQARAAQLAEEFARTAARYDAEDRFVAENYRRLKEEGFFRALVPTELGGHGATHREMCNAIRVLATGCGSTALAFSMHSHLVDVAAWRWKHQNAPTDGLLKRVAAENLVLVSSGGSDWLKGAGVATKVDGGFHINARKIFSSGSPAGDLLMTSAVYDDPQAGPTVLHFGVPLKGQGVSILDTWKVMGMRGTGSHDVELKDVFVADAAISGRRPQGKWHALFHIISLHAFALIYSAYVGVAEGARATALKVARKKPEDEALATLVGEMENAFAGARLALNDMISAVETDAPGPEATSRAMIGRTLASQGAIKTVERAMEVAGGAAFYRGLELERAFRDVQAARYHPLQEKPQLRYTGRAALGWDIDG, encoded by the coding sequence ATGACCGAAGCCATCGATTGGCAAGCGCGCGCGGCGCAGCTGGCCGAAGAATTCGCGCGCACCGCCGCGCGTTACGATGCCGAGGACCGTTTCGTCGCTGAGAATTATCGGCGCCTGAAGGAAGAAGGCTTCTTCCGCGCGCTCGTGCCAACCGAGCTTGGCGGCCACGGCGCGACGCACCGGGAGATGTGCAACGCCATCCGCGTGCTGGCCACGGGCTGCGGCTCCACCGCGCTCGCCTTCTCCATGCACTCACATCTTGTTGATGTGGCGGCGTGGCGTTGGAAGCATCAGAACGCGCCGACCGACGGCCTGTTGAAGCGCGTCGCGGCCGAGAACCTCGTGCTGGTGTCGAGCGGCGGCTCGGACTGGCTGAAGGGCGCGGGCGTGGCGACGAAAGTCGACGGCGGCTTCCACATCAATGCGCGCAAGATCTTCTCAAGCGGCTCGCCGGCTGGCGATCTGTTGATGACGAGCGCCGTTTATGACGATCCGCAGGCCGGTCCAACAGTGCTGCATTTCGGCGTGCCGCTGAAGGGCCAAGGCGTGAGCATCCTCGACACCTGGAAGGTGATGGGCATGCGCGGCACCGGCTCGCATGACGTGGAGCTGAAGGACGTGTTCGTCGCCGACGCCGCGATCTCCGGCCGTCGTCCGCAAGGCAAGTGGCACGCACTGTTCCACATCATCAGCCTGCACGCGTTTGCTTTGATCTATTCGGCCTATGTCGGCGTCGCCGAAGGCGCGCGGGCGACAGCGCTCAAAGTGGCGCGCAAGAAGCCGGAAGACGAAGCGCTGGCGACGCTTGTCGGCGAAATGGAGAACGCGTTCGCCGGCGCGCGCCTGGCGCTGAACGACATGATCAGCGCCGTCGAAACCGACGCGCCGGGTCCGGAAGCCACGAGCCGCGCCATGATCGGCCGCACGCTTGCCAGCCAAGGCGCGATTAAGACGGTGGAGCGGGCGATGGAAGTCGCCGGTGGCGCCGCCTTCTATCGCGGCCTCGAACTGGAGCGCGCGTTCCGCGACGTGCAAGCCGCGCGCTACCACCCGCTGCAGGAAAAGCCGCAGCTTCGCTACACCGGCCGCGCCGCACTCGGCTGGGACATCGACGGCTAA
- a CDS encoding glyoxalase codes for MRHGGSTNERRIGCLGDARTYVQRMAVQLNHTIVHARDNAESAVFVADILGLPPPRRFGPFMVVDTANGVSLDFISTDEPMIVEHYAFLVSEAEFDEIFGRIQARQLDYWADPRHAHKAQINHHDGGRGVYFNDPSGHYLEIITRPYGSGG; via the coding sequence TTGCGCCATGGTGGCTCAACCAATGAGCGGCGCATCGGTTGCCTTGGCGATGCGCGAACCTATGTTCAGCGCATGGCCGTTCAGCTCAACCACACGATCGTTCATGCGCGCGACAACGCGGAATCCGCGGTCTTCGTCGCAGACATTCTTGGCCTGCCGCCGCCGAGGCGCTTCGGTCCGTTTATGGTGGTGGACACCGCCAACGGAGTCAGCCTCGACTTCATCTCCACAGACGAACCGATGATCGTTGAGCACTACGCGTTTCTGGTGAGCGAGGCGGAATTCGACGAGATTTTTGGCCGCATTCAGGCGCGACAGCTGGACTATTGGGCGGACCCGCGTCACGCGCACAAAGCCCAGATCAATCATCACGACGGCGGACGCGGCGTGTATTTCAATGATCCTTCCGGTCATTACCTAGAAATAATCACGCGGCCGTATGGCTCGGGCGGATAA
- a CDS encoding transcriptional regulator of HxlR family, with the protein MTQGSYKQFCPVAMAAEVLCTRWTIIVLRELVSGSTRFNDLRRGVPRMSPALLSQRLKELEAAGIVTRTSGKGGVEYHLTDAGRELEPIVMAFGVWGQRWVETDLSLQHLDGQLLMWDMRRKLNPEPMPPRKSVVQFQYPEQPAAKRQYWMIVDPGEEVDLCYVDPGFDVDLYVSTDLRTMTAIWMGLDNVKAALRTKRMLLTGDKTLSSNMQIWLGLSPFANTEKLAS; encoded by the coding sequence ATGACCCAAGGCAGCTACAAGCAATTTTGTCCCGTGGCGATGGCGGCGGAGGTGCTCTGCACCCGCTGGACCATCATCGTTCTGCGCGAGCTGGTGTCCGGCTCGACCCGCTTCAACGACCTCCGCCGCGGCGTGCCGCGCATGTCGCCGGCTTTGCTCTCCCAGCGCCTGAAGGAGCTGGAAGCCGCCGGCATCGTCACGCGCACTTCAGGCAAAGGCGGGGTGGAATATCACCTCACCGACGCTGGCCGCGAGCTGGAGCCGATCGTCATGGCCTTCGGCGTTTGGGGACAGCGTTGGGTCGAGACCGACCTCTCGCTCCAGCATCTCGATGGCCAGCTCTTGATGTGGGACATGCGCCGCAAGCTCAACCCCGAGCCAATGCCGCCGCGCAAAAGCGTGGTGCAGTTCCAATATCCCGAGCAGCCCGCCGCCAAGCGGCAATATTGGATGATCGTCGATCCGGGCGAAGAGGTGGACCTCTGCTACGTCGATCCCGGCTTCGACGTTGATCTCTACGTCTCCACCGATCTGCGCACGATGACGGCGATCTGGATGGGCCTCGACAACGTCAAAGCCGCTCTGCGCACCAAGCGCATGCTGCTCACTGGCGACAAAACCCTCTCCAGCAACATGCAAATCTGGCTGGGCCTGAGCCCCTTCGCAAACACCGAGAAGTTGGCGAGCTGA
- a CDS encoding alanine dehydrogenase: MRVGCPKEIKVHEYRVGLTPESAAELVRTGNEVFLETKAGEGIGAPDAVYEKVGVKILPNADAVFEQAEMIVKVKEPQAVEIARLKPKHTLFTYLHLAPDPEQAEGLMKSGATCIAYETVTDKDGRLPLLKPMSEVAGRMSIQVGAHYLEKAHGGRGVLMGGVPGVQPAHIVILGAGVSGYNAAQIAVGMRARVTVFDKNPQRLEELDREFNGRLETVYSTKAAIEEAVKEADVVVGAVLVAGAAAPKLITKAMLKTMRPGSVLVDISIDQGGCFETSHATTHSEPVFNVDGIIHYCVANMPGAVARTSAFALNNATLPFALALANKGYKKALQDDPHLAFGLNVYEGAIAHEAVAKDLGKPYVRPSWLE, translated from the coding sequence ATGCGCGTCGGCTGCCCGAAGGAAATCAAAGTTCACGAGTATCGCGTCGGGCTGACGCCAGAGAGTGCGGCGGAGCTGGTGCGCACCGGCAATGAAGTGTTCCTGGAAACCAAAGCAGGCGAGGGCATCGGCGCGCCGGACGCGGTGTACGAAAAAGTCGGCGTGAAAATCCTGCCGAACGCCGACGCGGTGTTCGAGCAGGCTGAAATGATCGTGAAGGTGAAGGAGCCGCAGGCGGTTGAGATCGCGCGGTTGAAGCCGAAGCACACGCTCTTCACGTACCTCCACCTCGCGCCCGATCCGGAGCAGGCCGAAGGGCTGATGAAATCTGGCGCGACCTGCATCGCCTATGAAACCGTCACCGATAAAGACGGCCGCTTGCCGCTGCTGAAGCCGATGAGCGAAGTCGCCGGCCGTATGTCGATCCAAGTCGGCGCGCATTATCTTGAGAAGGCGCATGGCGGCCGCGGCGTGCTAATGGGCGGCGTCCCCGGCGTGCAGCCGGCGCACATCGTGATCCTTGGCGCCGGCGTTTCCGGCTACAACGCCGCGCAGATCGCCGTCGGCATGCGCGCGCGCGTCACCGTGTTCGACAAGAACCCGCAGCGGCTTGAGGAGCTTGACCGCGAATTCAACGGCCGCCTTGAAACCGTGTATTCAACCAAGGCCGCGATCGAGGAAGCGGTGAAGGAAGCCGATGTCGTCGTCGGCGCGGTGCTCGTCGCGGGCGCGGCCGCGCCGAAGCTGATCACCAAGGCGATGCTGAAGACGATGCGCCCCGGCTCGGTGCTGGTGGATATTTCGATCGACCAAGGCGGCTGCTTCGAAACCTCGCACGCCACCACCCACAGCGAACCCGTGTTCAATGTGGATGGCATCATCCATTATTGCGTCGCCAACATGCCCGGCGCGGTCGCCCGCACCAGCGCCTTCGCGCTTAACAACGCGACGCTCCCGTTCGCGCTCGCGCTCGCCAACAAGGGCTACAAGAAGGCGTTGCAAGACGATCCACACCTCGCCTTCGGCCTCAACGTCTACGAAGGCGCGATCGCGCACGAGGCGGTGGCGAAGGATTTGGGCAAGCCCTACGTGCGCCCGAGTTGGTTGGAGTAG
- a CDS encoding regulatory sensor-transducer of BlaR1/MecR1 family, whose product MSVDLLALVMRATLALSAAIVLVLALRAPLRAAFGPQIAYAFWALAPVAVLASFLPARTIFRPIVSARDSGDTSVVGDSAPQAVQMVTGLQSADTTALDWPALALALWLTGFVLALTLLAIRQLRFVANSNSGPAVIGVLAPRIVVPVDFEQRFSPAERALVLEHERAHIRAGDVQVNALAALLQCFNWFNPLAHIARAALRVDQELACDARVIARHAGARRVYAEAMLKTQLAAQAVPLGCAWPPIGAGPLKQRIAMLGKPAPTSARHRLGALACAAAATSLSIAIWAAQPARVAYAEQAPQRGANFFASALGAQLVSALKNGDQEAARDLIDLGANPNHWTHGDGTPLVVAAQNGDIATARLLLEAGADVNVRAPGDGNPLIVAADRGDMALTALFVEAGADVNAFVRGDETPLINAAANGQLDVAVYLIAHGADVNLDVDAPTTTGMERRSPLSQARQYGHDDMVQLLRRHGARR is encoded by the coding sequence AGCGTTGATCTCCTGGCCTTAGTGATGCGCGCGACGCTCGCGCTGAGCGCGGCGATTGTTCTCGTGCTGGCGCTCCGCGCGCCGCTGCGCGCCGCCTTCGGCCCGCAAATCGCTTATGCGTTTTGGGCGCTTGCACCCGTAGCCGTGCTCGCGAGCTTTCTCCCCGCACGCACGATCTTTCGCCCAATCGTGTCGGCGCGAGACAGCGGCGACACGAGCGTCGTCGGCGATTCCGCGCCACAGGCCGTGCAAATGGTCACCGGACTTCAGAGCGCCGACACCACCGCGCTGGATTGGCCGGCGCTAGCACTCGCGCTCTGGCTCACAGGATTTGTGCTCGCGCTGACTTTGCTTGCGATCCGTCAGCTGCGGTTTGTGGCCAACAGCAACTCTGGCCCTGCCGTCATTGGGGTGCTGGCGCCGCGCATCGTTGTGCCCGTGGATTTCGAGCAACGCTTCAGCCCAGCCGAACGCGCGCTCGTGTTGGAGCACGAGCGCGCCCACATCCGCGCTGGGGACGTCCAGGTCAACGCGCTCGCGGCCCTGCTGCAATGCTTCAACTGGTTCAATCCCCTCGCGCACATCGCTCGCGCGGCACTGCGCGTTGATCAAGAACTTGCCTGCGACGCACGTGTCATCGCCCGGCACGCTGGCGCCCGCCGCGTCTACGCCGAGGCGATGCTGAAAACGCAGCTCGCCGCGCAAGCCGTGCCTTTAGGCTGCGCTTGGCCACCGATTGGCGCGGGCCCTCTGAAGCAACGCATAGCCATGCTCGGCAAACCTGCGCCAACGTCCGCACGGCATCGGCTGGGCGCGCTTGCCTGCGCGGCCGCCGCCACGAGTCTAAGCATCGCCATCTGGGCGGCGCAGCCGGCGCGCGTCGCTTACGCGGAACAGGCGCCACAGCGCGGCGCCAACTTCTTCGCCAGCGCATTGGGCGCACAACTTGTCAGCGCGTTGAAGAACGGCGACCAAGAAGCAGCGCGCGACCTCATCGACCTTGGCGCGAACCCAAACCACTGGACACACGGCGACGGCACGCCGCTCGTTGTCGCTGCGCAGAACGGCGACATCGCCACCGCTCGCCTGTTGCTTGAAGCCGGCGCTGATGTGAACGTGCGTGCGCCGGGCGACGGCAATCCGCTCATCGTGGCCGCAGATCGTGGCGACATGGCGTTGACCGCGCTGTTCGTAGAGGCCGGCGCCGACGTGAACGCGTTTGTGCGCGGCGATGAAACGCCGCTCATCAACGCGGCCGCCAACGGCCAACTTGATGTCGCTGTCTATCTGATCGCACACGGCGCGGATGTGAACTTGGACGTGGACGCGCCAACGACAACGGGCATGGAGCGACGCTCGCCGCTCAGCCAGGCTCGGCAGTACGGCCATGACGACATGGTCCAGCTGCTCCGACGACACGGCGCCCGCCGCTAG
- a CDS encoding glucose-methanol-choline (GMC) oxidoreductase:NAD binding site yields MAFIDARDLPEATEIDADLIIIGGGMAGIAIAKEWAGLNKSVAIIESGGREMDRDLQQLNAGAGVMRGPGNPDLEANDYLIASRFRGLGGAGNVWGGKLVPLDESDFAPRDWLPLSGWPMSRAQMQPYYERACRLYEIPQFDVNNAPPREEGRPVFEMGGDFFSAPRCFTRFSGAADRAAFDEFRTSFADAANISVYLNANVVEFARNRRGNVTGVKVACLNGRHHTARGRAYVLATGGVENARLMLANGIGNDWVGRCFQGHVNYGKFDAPEGRNSSMCVSDGAASMGLYTNNDRDKIHCVLANTLDGQRRGQTVNFTVTLYDETADLTPDVAALMRAIGAIDRGGGPARNLTIYFKTEQLPNPESRIVLDDTARDALGMPRVRLDWRFTDMDFDKLDASIAQFANTLGAAGLGRVCWPVAREHYLSIMTPARHHMGTTRMHVDPEYGVVDQNCRVHGMRNLYVAGSSVFPTSGNANPTLTLAALAMRLSDHLKQRLGARS; encoded by the coding sequence ATGGCTTTCATCGACGCCCGAGATTTGCCTGAAGCAACCGAAATCGACGCCGATCTGATCATCATCGGTGGCGGCATGGCAGGCATCGCCATCGCCAAGGAATGGGCGGGGCTCAACAAGAGTGTCGCGATCATCGAAAGTGGCGGACGCGAGATGGATCGCGACCTCCAGCAGCTCAACGCGGGCGCAGGCGTGATGCGCGGACCGGGCAATCCCGACCTGGAAGCCAACGACTATCTCATTGCGTCACGCTTTCGCGGGCTTGGCGGCGCCGGCAATGTCTGGGGCGGCAAATTGGTGCCTTTGGATGAAAGCGATTTCGCGCCGCGCGATTGGTTGCCGCTTTCCGGCTGGCCGATGTCGCGCGCCCAGATGCAACCTTATTATGAGCGCGCGTGTCGGCTCTATGAAATTCCGCAATTCGACGTGAACAACGCGCCGCCTCGTGAGGAAGGCCGCCCCGTTTTCGAGATGGGTGGAGATTTTTTCTCCGCGCCACGCTGTTTTACGCGCTTTTCTGGAGCGGCGGATCGCGCGGCGTTTGATGAGTTTCGCACCAGCTTCGCGGATGCCGCCAACATCTCGGTCTATCTTAACGCCAATGTCGTCGAGTTCGCGCGCAACCGGCGTGGCAACGTGACAGGCGTCAAGGTCGCGTGTCTGAACGGCAGGCATCACACAGCGCGCGGCCGTGCCTACGTGCTTGCCACCGGCGGCGTCGAGAACGCACGTTTGATGCTGGCGAACGGCATTGGCAACGATTGGGTTGGTCGCTGCTTTCAGGGGCACGTCAATTACGGCAAGTTCGACGCGCCCGAGGGCCGCAACTCATCGATGTGCGTGAGCGATGGTGCCGCATCCATGGGGCTCTACACCAACAATGATCGCGACAAGATCCATTGCGTGCTGGCCAACACGCTTGATGGTCAGCGGCGCGGCCAGACAGTCAATTTTACTGTGACCCTGTACGACGAGACAGCAGATCTCACGCCGGATGTCGCGGCTCTGATGAGGGCGATCGGCGCCATCGATCGTGGCGGCGGGCCAGCGCGCAACCTCACGATCTATTTCAAGACGGAGCAACTGCCGAACCCCGAAAGCCGTATCGTTCTTGACGATACGGCTAGAGACGCGCTCGGCATGCCCCGGGTACGGCTGGACTGGCGCTTCACCGACATGGACTTCGACAAGCTGGACGCTTCGATCGCCCAATTCGCCAACACGCTTGGCGCGGCGGGCCTCGGGCGCGTGTGCTGGCCTGTGGCGCGCGAGCATTACCTGTCGATCATGACGCCCGCGCGCCACCACATGGGCACGACTCGTATGCACGTCGATCCTGAATACGGAGTAGTCGATCAGAATTGCCGCGTTCACGGCATGCGCAATCTTTATGTCGCTGGCTCGTCGGTTTTTCCGACGTCGGGGAACGCCAACCCCACGCTCACGCTCGCTGCGCTGGCCATGCGCCTTTCCGATCATTTGAAGCAACGCCTCGGAGCACGCTCATGA
- a CDS encoding alternate gene name: yzbB has product MKFGLDRLLADPALRAPLAGKRVALLAHPASVTADLTHSLDALVAAGVNISATFGPQHGMRGDKQDNMMESPDYNDPVHGVPVFSLYGETRRPTGQMMSTFDVVLIDMQDLGCRIYTFITTLLYMLEECAKAGKEVWVLDRPNPAGRPIEGLTLRAGWESFVGAGPMPMRHGLTLGELGHWFIAHYKLDVAYRVITIEGYDPGAAPGYGWPLGERTWINPSPNAPNLWMARAYAGTVMLEGTTLSEGRGTTRPLELFGAPDIDARAVIKEMHAIAPQWLNGCKLRDCWFEPTFHKHVHKLCSGVQIHVEDSSYDHAAFQPWRVQTLGFKAIRRLYPAYDLWRDFPYEYELGKLAIDVINGSPLLREWVDDANATPADLDALTRPDEQAWAAERAALLLY; this is encoded by the coding sequence ATGAAATTCGGCCTTGACCGCTTGCTCGCAGATCCTGCTTTGCGCGCGCCGCTTGCGGGCAAGCGCGTGGCATTGCTGGCGCATCCGGCGTCGGTAACGGCTGATCTCACGCATTCGCTCGACGCGCTCGTCGCCGCTGGCGTGAACATCAGCGCGACATTCGGCCCGCAGCACGGCATGCGCGGCGACAAGCAAGACAACATGATGGAGAGCCCGGATTATAACGATCCGGTGCATGGCGTGCCGGTGTTCAGCCTCTATGGCGAAACGCGCCGGCCAACCGGGCAGATGATGAGCACGTTCGATGTCGTGCTGATTGACATGCAGGATCTCGGCTGCCGCATCTACACCTTCATCACCACCCTGCTCTACATGCTCGAAGAATGCGCGAAAGCCGGCAAAGAGGTGTGGGTGCTCGATCGGCCCAACCCGGCGGGGCGGCCAATTGAAGGGCTTACACTGCGCGCGGGCTGGGAGAGCTTTGTCGGCGCCGGGCCGATGCCGATGCGCCACGGGCTCACGCTCGGGGAGCTCGGGCATTGGTTCATCGCGCACTACAAGCTCGACGTCGCGTATCGCGTGATCACAATCGAGGGCTACGACCCAGGCGCCGCGCCTGGCTATGGCTGGCCGCTCGGCGAACGCACTTGGATCAATCCGTCACCAAACGCGCCGAATCTTTGGATGGCGCGCGCTTATGCCGGCACGGTGATGCTCGAAGGCACGACGCTTTCCGAAGGCCGCGGCACGACGCGGCCGCTGGAATTGTTCGGCGCGCCGGACATCGACGCGCGAGCTGTGATCAAAGAGATGCACGCCATCGCGCCGCAATGGCTGAACGGCTGCAAACTGCGCGATTGCTGGTTCGAGCCGACATTCCACAAGCACGTCCATAAACTTTGCAGCGGCGTTCAAATCCACGTCGAAGACAGCAGCTATGATCACGCGGCGTTTCAGCCGTGGCGCGTGCAGACGCTTGGCTTCAAGGCGATCCGCAGGCTCTATCCTGCGTACGATCTCTGGCGCGATTTCCCGTACGAGTATGAACTCGGAAAGCTCGCGATCGACGTGATCAACGGCTCGCCACTGCTGCGCGAATGGGTGGACGATGCGAACGCGACGCCGGCCGATCTGGACGCGCTGACCAGGCCGGATGAGCAAGCCTGGGCCGCCGAACGCGCAGCGCTATTGTTGTATTAG
- a CDS encoding PAP2 family protein, with translation MVSRRERLGADAGDDVRFNIDAMEWLAAHRSPVLTDFFQFWTAFGDVQGYVLVFALLFMAVDKPLAVRFGVIALVAMSLNHVLKELIQNPRPFIEGELYLQRWAVSTDTAAALAREYSTPSGHAMAAGAAYTYLAGLLRKPYVLVGALVVIVLVGASRPYLGVHYVEDILLGWIIGGCLALLALRYAGAAPSAWSRLRAPLRIALCAAFSASVWLATVALNGWSLVGVPHAFISQLGFLTGLMVAWPWEARRLRFDPRSATIAIKTVRVALCVALVAVTLVVLDQIVERIASDDTILGHALRYLRYVASASVGVLLAPLLCVRLGLGAASADIIRPSHTAA, from the coding sequence TTGGTATCGCGACGCGAGCGGCTCGGCGCCGACGCGGGGGATGACGTGCGGTTCAACATTGATGCGATGGAATGGCTGGCCGCGCACCGGTCGCCCGTGCTTACGGATTTTTTCCAGTTTTGGACCGCTTTCGGCGACGTCCAAGGTTATGTGCTGGTCTTCGCTCTCTTGTTTATGGCGGTGGATAAACCGCTCGCGGTGCGATTTGGCGTGATCGCGCTCGTCGCGATGAGCCTCAATCACGTCCTGAAGGAGCTCATTCAAAATCCTCGGCCTTTCATCGAAGGTGAACTCTATTTGCAGCGTTGGGCTGTCAGCACCGACACGGCGGCGGCGTTGGCGCGCGAATACTCTACGCCTTCCGGCCACGCGATGGCCGCCGGCGCTGCCTACACGTATCTCGCGGGGCTGCTGCGCAAGCCGTATGTGCTTGTCGGCGCGCTGGTGGTGATCGTGCTGGTCGGCGCCTCTCGGCCTTATCTCGGCGTGCATTATGTCGAAGATATCCTGCTCGGGTGGATTATCGGCGGGTGCCTCGCATTGCTCGCGCTTCGATACGCTGGAGCAGCGCCGTCGGCGTGGAGCCGGTTGCGCGCGCCACTGCGTATCGCGTTGTGCGCAGCGTTTAGCGCCTCGGTGTGGCTCGCCACAGTGGCGCTGAACGGTTGGTCGCTCGTCGGCGTTCCGCACGCCTTTATCAGCCAGCTGGGTTTCCTCACCGGCTTAATGGTCGCGTGGCCGTGGGAGGCAAGGCGCCTACGCTTCGATCCACGCAGCGCTACGATCGCGATCAAAACAGTGCGCGTGGCTTTGTGCGTCGCGCTCGTCGCCGTGACACTGGTGGTGCTCGACCAAATCGTGGAGCGTATTGCTTCCGACGACACTATTCTCGGCCATGCCCTACGTTACCTGCGCTATGTCGCGTCGGCGTCTGTCGGCGTGTTGCTGGCGCCGCTGCTTTGCGTGAGGTTGGGCCTGGGCGCGGCGTCCGCTGACATTATCCGCCCGAGCCATACGGCCGCGTGA